AGCATTTCTAGAGCTATCATCAATTGGCAGTTTTCTCTCATCATTGGTGTAAAGTTTCAAGAATTCACTTTCCATGAAATTATAATTAGCACTTAATGATACTTCAGCAAATTTTGAATTTAAAACCTCACTAGAAATTTCTCATTGTCCATTATTTTGAACATATTTTTTTCATGTTTCAACTTTTCTTTTCTTTCAGTAAGAAAAGGTTTCTAATTGATCTCACAATTCATTACGATTTGCAGCATTAACATCACCTAAATTTTCAATAAAAGTTCTGTATGAACCTTGTCATTGTTTTTTTGCATCATTCTTATCAACATATGAAATGTAGTAGTTATATCTCAAAAAAGATGTTTCATCTTTTTTATTTACAATTAGTGATTGATCCAACTGATATGACTGGTTATTTTTTAAAAATAGTCGCACAATTTCTTGTGTTCTTAAATCCTGATCAAAAAATAAACTTGCTACAAAAGATGGTTGTAGTTGTGTGCTTTCAGCATATTTTTCTTCTTGAGTTGCGTTTTGATCATAAATTAAAAAATTACTTAAATCCTTAGTCTTTTCAGTTAAAGTATAAAAATTATCACTTTCATTGATTTTATTAAAACCTAAATAATTTGCAAGTACTTGGGGTTCAATTTTAACTCCTATTCCCTTGCTAATTCATTCATTACCTATTGCAAATTTTAAAGTAACTTCTTTTGTAAGTAAATTAACAAATGCTGCACTTACTTGTGAAGCGTATATATTATTTTCATCGCTTGTAATTTGCAATATATTTCCTAAATAATAATTTTGATCAAAATTTAAAGTTGCAGAATTTTCAAGTCTAATATCCTTAGTTGTTTGAACATAATTTCCCTCTGCATCTTGTTTGTATAAATTTATAACTCAAGTACCATGTGTCGCTTCAAAACGTGGATTATTTATGTCATCTAAATTAAAATTAACACCAGAATCACTATTTTTTGAAAGTCTATAAAAATTTAATAAATCATCTTTTTTGAAATATAAATCATTATTAGCATTAATTTGGCTAATATCAGTGCTTTGAATTAAATTAAGTGGAATATAATCCTCTTTTAAGTGTTCTAAATAAAGAATATTTTCTCCGTTTTGATCATTTAAATATTCTTTAATATCATTATCAATTGTTAAAGTGCTATCAACATGTTTTTTTCATTCTTCAAAAGCTGTTGATTTAAAGGTTTTGTCATAGTTAATGTGATATTCAATAGGTTTATAGAATCTTTCACTAAAAGTTCTGTTTTTTAAATCATCACTACTTTCACCATTAACAAAGTATCCTTGATTATATGCATTACCTGATGATGGTATGTTAAGATCAACTGTGGCGTCATGAAGAACAGATACTTTCTTGTAATTTTCAAAACTTCTTACCATTGAACTTCTAACACTTGTTAGAAGAGTAAAAACTGCTGAAGTTAAAAAAACTAAAATACTTAGTCCAATTACCACAACTTTATTTTTAGTTAACGATTTAAAAACTTCTTTGAATAATCTTCACATCTTCTGCTCCTTTTAATACTAAGATTAAGTACTAATAAGTATAAAAAATAAAGGTACTAACATTATATAAGATAACAAAAATAAAAATATAGCGATTTTTTCTCGCTATATTTGGTTATTTTTCTTCTTGATTTTTAGTACTTTCATCTGTTTTTTCTTCAGTTAAAAGTTCATCAATTGAGTAGTGTTTATTCTCAAAACGTTCTGTTTCTTTTTTAGCAGGCAATTCTAAGTGTGTTGCAATGTATTCAATCTCTTCAGCCACAATGGTTTCTTTTTCTAATAAAGCAGTTTTAATTAATTCAAGTAATTGCATATTAGCTTTAATTACTTCAACAGCTTTACCTTCAGCTTCTAACATAATTTTTCTCACTTCTTCGTCAATTTCGTGACCAATTTGTGGTGAGAAACCAGCTGATTTAAGATAATCTCTACCTAAGAATGGTGAACCTTCATCTTTTTCAAATTGAATTGGTCCTAGAGCTGACATACCTCACTCTGTTACCATTTTTCTTGCAATTTTGGTTGCTTTAGCAATATCATCACTTGCACCGGTTGAAATATTATCTTCACCATAAATAATTTTTTCTGCAGCTCTACCACCCATAAATGAAGTAATCATTGCAATTAATTCTTTTTTAGAAGCATTGTATTTTTCTTCTTCAGGTGTCATTAAGTTATATCCGCCAGCTTGACCACGTGGAATAATGGTAATTTTTTGAACTTTATTTCCGCCTGGCACTTTAAGACCAACAACCGCATGTCCTGCTTCATGATAAGCTACCATTGTTAATTCTGATTTAGTAATTACTCTATTTTTCTTTGCAGGACCTGACATAACTCTATCAATTGCTTCATCAATGTCAGTTAAATCAATTAAATCATGATTTTGTCTTACTGCTAGTAATGAAGCTTCATTAATTACGTTCTCTAATTGAGCCCCTGAGAAACCAGGAGTTCTTTTTGCAACTTTTTCTAAATTAATATTTGGAGCAAGTCTTTTACCTTTAGCATGTAATTCTAAAATTTCTTTACGTTCTTTTACATCAGGCAAACCAACAGTAATAGTTCTATCAAAACGACCTGGACGTGTTAGAGCAGGGTCTAAAACATCTGTTCTGTTAGTTGCAGCAAAGAATAAAATACCATTATTTTCTTTCATTCCGTCCATTTCAACTAACAATTGGTTAAGAGTTTGTTCACGTTCATCGTGACCTCCTCCCATACCAGCACCACGAGTTCTACCAATTGCATCTAACTCATCAATAAAGATAATTGCTGGTGCATTTTTTCTTGCTTCTTCAACAACTGTTCTAACTCTTTTTGCCCCTAAACCAACAAACATTTCCACAAAGTTTGATGCAGAAATAAAGTAGAAAGGAACATTTGCTTCACCAGCTGTTGCTTTAGCCAATAAAGTTTTTCCTGTCCCTGGAGGACCACCTAATAAAATACCGTGTGGCATTCTAGCTCCGGCAACTTGATATTTCTTAGGATTTTTAAGATAATCAACTATTTCTTGAATTTCTTCAATAGCTTCTTTGTTACCTGCAATATCTTTAAATGTTTTGTCACTTTTTACTTTCTTTGCAGGATTTTTGTCTTCTCCAACAGTTCCCATCATGTTCATGCTTCTTTTCATCATGCCTCTGAATAATAGTCACATAATGACAAGAAAAATTAAAGTAGGAATCATTGAAACAATAATGTTTGTAAATACTGAATTATTTTGTACTGGAAGAGGCACATAATAGAATGAAGGAGAAATTACATCAGTACCATGTGTACCTCCTGTAGCATAAGTAAGCACTGTTGAATAAACAGTTTCAGGACTTCAACCATTAAGCGAACTTACTAATGTTCCATTTAATTCTCATCCTTTAATTGCTTCTGAAGAACCAAGGAGAGAAGCTAGTCCACGACCAATATTGGCTTGAAATAATCCAACTATTCTTCCTTCGCGAACAAATTCATAACTTACAGTACCTATGTAATTATCAATTTGCAGTTTTTGTAAGTACGTGTTATCTGTATTAGATTTTAATGCTTCAAGTAATTGATTATTAAAACCTTGAATATTTATAACTTGTGTTGACTGTGTAAATTTTGAAATTACAAAATACAAAGTAACACCCACGATAAGAAGAATTAATAAAACTAATCAAGTTATATTTTTTCTTTTATTCTGTGTTTCGTTCATAAAGTTCCTTTCTTTGTATTAATTCAATAATTATATTATTATTTTAAAAACTTAATTTACCTTTATTTTTGATTAAATATAGGTTGTTTTTTAATAAAAATTTGCTAGTTCGATTAGATGAAAGAATAAAATTTTTAATGTTTTCTAATTTTCCGCTGCTTAAATTCAGATCTTGAAATTTTTGATGTAAAAGAATTACTAAAATTTCAATTTTGTACTTTAAATTTTTAAAATAATTTTGTTCATAAGATGTTTTTTTTCATTCTTGTAATTCTTTTAACGCTTTTTTATAGATTTTTTGGGTTATTTTGTTTTCTTTGTTGATTTGTTTAATAAAGCTATTTTTTTCTTTTGAACTTCACTCTTTTAGTTTTAATCTAATTTTATTTCTTGTTGTTATAGGTAGTTCATTCGTGTAATCGAGATGATAAGGCAAATTAAATTTTTGACAGTATTCTAAAATTTCATTTTTAAAATATTTTTTTATAAAAGGTCTATAAACAAGCATATTTTGCAAAAGTGTTTTTTCTTTAATTCCATAAAAAAATAATTTTTTCTTTGCGTCTTTTTGCATTATCGTTGTTTCCAAAAAATCATCCTTATGATGTGCTAACAACAATTTTTGACAATTATATTTATCATAATTTTCTTTAAAAAAATCATAACGATCACAGCGAGCAAGTTTTTCAAAATTTTCTTTTTGATATCTCTCATCAGTATGATAAAAAAAATCTTTTTCCAAAAAAAGAATTTGATTTTCTAAACAAAATTTTCTGACTATTGCAACATCTTCATGCGAATCATTTCGATAGTTATAATTAACTGTGTTAACTATTAAATTTTCTTTTTTATATTTTTTTATAGCTCAATAAAGCAAAAACATTGAATCAGGACCACCACTAATTCCCAGTAATATTTTTTTTCTTTCTGTTGACATTGAATTTATCCATTACTACTTTAATATCATTAAAAGCAAAAGATATTGCTGCATCTGCTGCAACATTTGCCACTTCTTCAAAAATTGGCATTTCTTCAAGAGTAAAGTTTGATAAAACATAATTTCTCAAAGGTATAGTTCTACTGCTTCCTATTCCTATTCTTAGTCTTTTGAATTCATTATTATTTAATTGAACTCTCACACTTTCAATTCCATTATGCCCTGCAGATGAACCACCAATTTTAATTGCTGCTTGACCTAGTTCAAAATCTTTTTCATCATAAATAACAATTACATCACTTGGATTAATTTTGTAAAACTGGCAAAGATTTTGCACAAACATTCCTGAATTGTTCATATATGTTTCTGGTTTGGCTATTATTAAATCATCTGTGAGAACAAATCTACCATTAAATTTTTCTTTATTTAACTTTAAATCTAGTTTATTAAGAATTTTATCAATTACCAAATAACCTGCATTATGTCTAGTAAACTGATATTCTTTACCTGGATTTCCTAAACCTACTATTAATTTCATTCTTTAATTATATTTAAATATGTTTAGTATTTGAATTTTTTTAATTTTTTACAAAATTAATAAAAAAACTAAGTTTTAACCTAGTTTTTAATTCTATAAGCATCAGCAAATCTTTCAAAATGTTTTTGAAATAATTCATACGCTTTTTCTCTTCTTGCAATTCTTCCATTTGGTCCAGAATCAGTGATTCTTCCGCCAACTATTGCGCCTAATTCAACTCCTGTTTCTTTAACATATCCTCTTCTGAAAGAATCTTTCATAAAAGCAATTGCTTTTTCTTCTCTATAGTTATTTTGTTTAATTATTTCTTTTAACTCTTTCTCTTCTCATTCCATTACATATTCTTTTCAAAGTTGATTAATATCATCAGGTTTATGTCCCTCTACAATTTTTGATTGAAATAATTGTGCGAATCCTTTTAATAAGTCTTCTTTACTTCTTAGCCCATCATTAGATTTAATATATGGCATCAAAATTTCTCTTAAAGTTTTTGAATAATCTTTGTATTTAAGAAGATCTTCAGCAACTATTTTATTGATTGCAAAGGCATCGTACTCATTTTGTTTTAAAATTTCAACTTCAAATTCAATATTGTATTTTTCTTTTTTATCTGGATATGTTCTATATTTTTCTTTAAGATCAAGATATCAACTTTGATAATTTTGGCGTTCTCTATTTTGGAAAATACGATTTTCTTCTAAATAAAATTCATCAAATGATTTAAGAATTGTTTCTAATCTTAAAATGTATCCAAATTTTTTAATAAAATCAATTTCTTGTTCTTCAGTATTCTCATTGTTTTCAAAATTTTCAAGAGGATATTTTTCTTTTAGTTCTTGAATACTTGTTTTATAACTTGGATTTCATTCTTGAGTCTGAAGTCTTTCATTTGTTACTCAATATCCATCTTCAAAAAATTCTTTAAATGTTCTTATTAAACAAATATTTTCTACATCTTTATTACCAAACAACTTTAGAGCATTTATTGTTGATTGTTCTAAATCTCTAAAAGCCACTATGTTTCCGCACGGTTTAGATGAATTGTAAATTCTGTTTGTCCTTGAATAAGCCTGGATTAAATTATGATAATCTAGTTGTTTATCGATTCATAAAGTATTTAAAGTTGGAGCATCAAAACCTGTTAAGAACATGTTACATACTAATAAAATATCAACTTCTCTTTTTTTCACTCTTGTTGAAACGTCTTTATAGTAATTTTCAAAAGATTCACCATAAATTGAAAATTGAGTAGAAAATTGTTCGTTGTAATCTTTAATAATTTTTGCTAAAAATTCTTTGGCTGATACATTTAATCTATCTATATCAAAATCTTGATCAATATCCTCTAAAAATGCACTACCGTTAATTAAATCTTCATCATTAGGTTCAAAACTATAAATTGAAGCTATTCTTAGACTTAAATTTTTTTCTTTAATTTGTTTTTTAAATTCTTTATAGTAAAGTTGAACCGCTTTTACAGATTGAGCTGCAAACATTGAATTAAAACCAAATGTTCCGTTTTCTCTCATAGTTTTACGATCAAAATTGTCCAAAACATAAGAAACAATTGTTTTAATTCTTTTTTGATCGTCATAATAATCTTTTGTTAATTGCGAAAACGGCACTGTTTGATCAAAATTTTTAACTAGAGTGTTATATTGAACATTGAATTTTAAAACATTTCCATCTGCAATGGCATCGGCAATTGTATAAGTATGTAGTAAATCACCAAAAATTAATTCTGTTGTAAGATTTAAAATCTTGTCTTTACTATTACTGTTTGTTGAGAAAATAGGTGTTCCAGTAAATCCAAACATAATGTGTTTTTTGAAAAAGTTTTTAATTTTTCTATTTCAATCACCGTGTTGTGAACGGTGACATTCATCAAAGATGAAAACAATTTTTTTATCACCTAATTTTTTATCCTCGTTTGACTCAATTAATAAAGAAAGTTTTTGAATTGTTGTAACAATTACCTTGTTTTTTGGATCACTGCTTTGTAGAGCCTGTCTAAGAGCATTCGTATTTCTGCTTCCTGTTACGCACCCTTTCTGAAAACGTTCATATTCTCTAATTGTTTGATAGTCTAAATCTTTTCTATCAACTACAAACATTACTTTATCAAGTTCATCAATATTTTTTGCCAATTGCGCTGTTTTAAAGGAAGTTAAGGTTTTTCCTGATCCTGTGGAATGCCAGATGTAACCCCCTCCTAAAGATCTTCCTTGATGTTTTCCTAAAAGGATAGGGTTCTTTAGTGCAACTTTAATTCTGCTCAAAATTTTTTCTGTCGCGGCTATTTGATATGGTCTCATGACTAAAAGGTTTTTTTCTTCAGTGAAAACACAATATTTAGTTAAGATGTTAAGAATAATTCTCTTTGGAAAGAAATAATAAGTGAAATCTTCTAAATCACTAATTCTATTGTTTTTAATATCTGCTCAATAACTAGTAAATTCAAAAGAATTCAAAGTTACTTTTTCACCCGAATTTAACACTTGTTTTTGTCTACTGTCTAATGCTAATTTTCTTGTGGTGTTTGAATAATATTTGGTTTGTGTGCCATTAGAAATTACAAAAATTTGAATAAAGTTAAATAATCCAGAGCCATTAAAAAATGATTTCTTTTGATAACGTTCAATTTGATTAAACGCATCCTTTAAAGAAGCACCTCTTCTTTTCAATTCAATATGAACAAGTGGTAAACCATTAACCAAAATAGTAACATCATAACGATGCTTGATTTCTGAATTATCAACATATTGATTAATAACTTGAATATTATTATTGTTTAAATTTTCCTTATCAATAAGCATTATATTTTTAAAATTAATGCCATTTAAAGGTTTGTCCAAATTCAATACAAATCTATCGTGCATTTGAATTTTTTCTGTTTTTTCAACAATTGTGTCTTTTTCATTTGCTATAACATCATTATAAAAAGTCTTTCACTCATTATCGGTAAACGAAAAATTATTCAATTTTTCTAATTGAATTCTTAAATTATTTTTCAATGCATCTTCATCTTTAAATTTTTCGTGAGTGTATCCTAATTGTTCTAAATCTTTTATGAAATAGTCTTCTAAATCTTTTTCACTTTGATATTCTTTAGATCTTTTTTCAATAGGCTCAAATAATTCAACAATTGTGCCGTTTTCTCCAATAGATAAAGGGTTTATCTTAATCATCTTTTACTCCAAATTTAATAATTCATCTATATAGTAATTATATTGTTTATTTATCAATTTGATTTCTTTTGGTAATAATCCATTAATTTCATTAATATACTTCTCAAATTTATCTAATTTATAAGCAATTTCTTTTTGTTTATAAATAGGAATAATTGGAATTTTAATTTTTGAAAATTCTCCTATTAATAATGTTGATCTGCCACTTCCAATAAGCGAATATTTAGGAGCATTAAGTTTTAAATAATGATAAACAAATTTTGTATCTACTAATTGATTATTATTTTTTAATATCCCGCATAAATGAGTTATTGAAAATTTATCATTTCTATAAAACACTGTTCCTGCTTGTCCATACATTGTTCAGGTGATATATTCACCATCAAAATCATAAGTATTTATTTTGCCTATTTCACCATTATTTAATGTTTGCGCAGAATAAATTGGATATTTCGCATCATTGATCATTTTAGTTTTTGGGATAATTTTTCCTGATTGAACTATAAACAAATCTTTTACAGATAAATAATTTGTCTTGTTTGAATTTAAAGTTTCAATTAACAAATTAAGAATTTCTATTAGTGTTAATAGATGCTCTCTCTCTCTCTCTCTCTCTAGATCGAGAGATAATGTGCCTTCAGCAAATGAAAGAAGTTTATCGCGGTAATATTCGTATTGTTTATTGCGTGCTTCTAGTTCAGCGGGGAGGCCATTTTGAAGATCGTTAGTTAATTCATTAAAAGTGTTTAAAATATTGACAATTTGATTCTGAATATTTAAATTTGGAATTCAAACTTTTAAATTATTTATTACATCTTTAGATAATGAAGGAATACCTGCGCCTTGTTTTTGCTCCATTAAATATTTTTCATTGTTCTTTAAAATAAAATAAAGATATCTGTTTAATAATTTATTTTCATCTTTTGAATTAACTATATAACAGTGTGAACTAGCTCAAAATGGTGTTGTTATTCAGTCAACATATCCAACTGACCCACCCTGAGCAATAGTTATTTGATTAGCTTCTTGATTATATTTATCGTAATATCCAGAAGGCGAAGTTCCGCCATTTATTACTGGATATTGTCCGTTTTCAATCATTTCTGTTTTATTTAATTGAACACCTTTAGTAATTTCAATATAGTTTTCTATTCTTTGATTTTCTGAATAATTGTAATTTATAGCTGATTTGGTTAAATCATTTACTATAAATTCAATCAATTTTAATAGATGCTCTCTCTCTCTCTCTCTCTCTAGATCGAGAGATAATGTGCCTTCAGCAAATGAAAGAAGTTTATCGCGGTAATATTCGTATTGTTTATTGCGTGCTTCTAGTTCAGCGGGAAGACCAATGTTTAGATCCTGACAAAGCATCTCAAAATTATCAAGAATGTGAACTATTTTTTCTTGCAGTTGAAGAGAAGGAATTATTAGTTTAATATTTTCTAAATCTATTTTTCTTAACCCTTGTAAAGTAGATCCTTGTAATAAATTTTTATAAATATTTTTAATCTTTGATGTTTCTAAAACATATTTTAGATATTTTCCCAAAATAATTTCTGTATTTGGCTTTAATGAATATAAACTCTCGCTTATATCTCAATTATTAGGGTCTTCATTAACTATTGCTATTTTTCCAATTGTTCCAATTCCAGAAAATAAAATATCTCCTTTTTCTAGTTTAGATCTTTTATTTATTATTGTTTTTGCATAATCTGATATTTTGTCTGTTTTCTCATTAAAAATTATTTTTCCATCATTTATATCTTTAGTAGTCACATAAAAATTGTTAGAATCATCTTCATTTAGTTTGAAATTATTTCTAGGATTCAAACCTATAGAAATAGATTTAACAACATCTTTTAATTTATATTCATTAAAAAGGGATTTTTTGGATAGTAAAAGATCACGGTAGTAGTCGTACTGAAGAGTTCGCGCCTTCAGCTCCGCCTTCAGCTCCGCCTTCAGCTCCGCTGAAAATTGAGTGAAAGTATCTAAAATTTCTGCAATTCTTTTTTGTTTTTTAATTGAAGGTAATTGAATTTCGAGATTTTCTAATTCTTTTTTGGAAATATTGAATCTTGTAACACCGTTTGCAAATGATGATATTGTTTTTCTAATGTAATAACTTCTGAATAAATGTTTTATATAGTTTACATCAATTAAAGACAAGTCATTAAATCTAAAACCAAAACAAAAACTATTAAGATAGATATCTTCTTTTGGAATAAAATTAATAACTGAACTCATTCCTGCTTCTTCTCTATTTTCAGATGAAGTTGTGAATAGTAAATCACCATACATAACTTTATTTTGATTCTCACCATCTTTTATATAAACTGTTTCTAATTCATCAATTTTTATAGAAGGGTTTTGATTTACATTTAAAAATGTAATATATTTTTTATTCCCATTTATAAAATCATTTTTGGTTTTTGATTTCAATCCATTAAAGAAAAATCCTATTTCTTTTAACTTGTATTTTTTTATATCAGATTTCATTTTTTTACCTTTAAGCGATTACAATATTTTTTCTTTCCAATAATTATAAAGTTTTTCAATCAATTTTATTTTTTCAGGTAATATGCCATTTACTTCATTGATATACTTTTCAAATTTATCCAATTTATAGGCAATTTCTTTTTGTTTATATAATGGTATTATTGGAAATTTGACTTTGTATATTTCATTTGTCATAAACATTTGTCTACCGCTTTTTTTAATTACATAACTAGGCACAACTTGCCTTAAATAATGATAGGCAAATCTAATATCAACATTGCTATTAATTTTTTTGAGTAAGCCACAAACATTTGTGGCGCTAAATTTTCCTTGTCTATAAAATATCTCACCAGCATAACCATGAATTGTTCAACTTAAATATTCACCATCAAAATCATATGTGTTAAGTTTTCCCATTTCTCCGTTATTAGTAACTTGTGCTGAATATACAGGATAAATACCTTCTTTCACTAATTCATTTTTAGAAATTATTCTTCCGCTTTTCGCTATAAATAAATCTTTTACGGTTAAATAATCATTTTTATTTAAATTTATACTTTCAATGAATAAATTAAGAATTTCTATTAGTGTTAATAGATGCTCTCTCTCTCTCTCTCTCTCTAGATCGAGAGATAATGTGCCTTCGGCAAATGAAAGTAGTTTGTCACGATAATATTCGTATTGTTTATTACGTGCTTCAAGTTCGGCTGGAAGACCATTTTGAAGGTCGTTAGTTAATTCATTAAAAGTGTTTAAAATATTAACAATTTGCTTCTGAATATTTAAATTCGGAATTCAAACTTTTAAATTATTTATTACATCTTTGGATAATGACGGAATACCTGCACCTTGTTTTTGCTCCATTAAATATTTTTCATTGTTTTTTAAAACAAAATAAAGATATCTATTTAATAACTTGTTGTCATCTTTTGAATTAACTATATAACAATGTGCACTAGCTCAAAATGGTGTTGTCATTCAATCAACATATCCAACTGATCCACCCTGAGCGATTGTAATTTGATTAGCATCTTGATTATATTGATCATAATATCCTGAAGGCGATGTGCCACCATTGATTACTGGATATTGATCGTTTTCAATCATTTCTGTTTTATTTAATTGAACACCTTTAGTGATTTGAATATAGTTTTCTAATTTTTCATTTTCTGAATAACTGTAGTTTATAGCTGATTTGGTTAAATCACTTACTATAAATCCAATCAACTTTAATAGATGCTCTCTCTCTCTCTCTAGATCGAGAGATAATGTGCCTTCGGCAAATGAAAGTAGTTTGTCACGATAATATTCGTATTGTTTATTACGTGCTTCTAATTCAGCAGGGAGGCCTATGTTTAAATCTTGGCAAAGCATTTCAAAATTATCTAGAATGTGAACTATTTTTTCTTGTAGTTGAAGAGAAGGTAATTTTATGATTCAATTTTCTATATCTTTTGAATAAACATGGGAAATTGATCCCGTTGTTTTCAATTTATATATATCATTTTGTTTATTTTTAAATCAATGATACAAATATTTTTGATTTAAATTAGAGTTATTGGATTCTACTGTAAAACAGTCTAATGCGTATATTTTTGTTTTTCAAAAAGCAACATACCCGGCACTTCCAGAAGAGGTTATTGTAATCATGTTTTCTTTTCTATTAGATTGATTAGTTCATCCCGACTCTTTTACGCCACCTGAAACTATGGGATACTTATTACCTTTTTCTGGTTTTAAAGAGGTTGAACCCTTTTGAAATAAAACGACATCTTTTAATTTATATTCATTAAAAAGAGATTTTTTGGATAGCAAAAGATCACGGTAGTAGTCATACTGAAGGACTCGCGCCTTCAGCTCCGCCTTCAGCTCCGCTGAAAATTGAGTGAATGTGTCTAAAATTTGAACTATTCTTTTTTGCTTTTTTATTGGTGGCAACAAAAGTTTTCAATTTTCTATATCTTTTGGATAAACTTGTTTTAGAACCGTTCCTACTTGTTTATTTTTGATTGCATTCTGTTTGTAATTTAAAAAATAATAAAGATATTTTTGTAAAAGTACTTCGTTATTAGATGTTTCAATAGTAAAACAAGAATCTGAAACAAATATCGGCATTTCTCAAAATAAAACTTGTCCTGCTGTTCCAACACGAGAAATTGTTATAGCATTTTTCTCTCTGTTTGATTCATTGTGATAAAAAGAAGGTTTGACTCCTCCATTTATTACTGGAATATTGCCTTCTATTGCTTTAGATTTTGTTAGTGGAGTTCCGCGCTTAAATTTAACAACTTCTTTCAATATAAATTCTTTATAATGAATTTTATCTAATTCTTTCATATCTCTATTTTTTCCTTAATTTTTAATTGAATATTTTTCTCTCAAATAATTATAAATTTTTTCAATTAATTCTATTTCTTTTGGCGACAATCCATTAATTTCATTGATATATTTCTCGAATGTATCTAATTTATAAGCAATTTCTTTTTGTTTACAAATAGAAATGATTGGAATTTTTATTTGTTCAAAAACATTTGGCATCAATTTGTAATTATTATTTGCTTTATTTACATAATTTGGTGGAAAAAAGTTTTAAAAAATAGTATGCAAATTTCAAATCAATTAAATTATCGTTTTTTCTAGAAGACCACAAACAT
This Mycoplasmopsis columbina DNA region includes the following protein-coding sequences:
- a CDS encoding restriction endonuclease subunit S, whose amino-acid sequence is MKSDIKKYKLKEIGFFFNGLKSKTKNDFINGNKKYITFLNVNQNPSIKIDELETVYIKDGENQNKVMYGDLLFTTSSENREEAGMSSVINFIPKEDIYLNSFCFGFRFNDLSLIDVNYIKHLFRSYYIRKTISSFANGVTRFNISKKELENLEIQLPSIKKQKRIAEILDTFTQFSAELKAELKAELKARTLQYDYYRDLLLSKKSLFNEYKLKDVVKSISIGLNPRNNFKLNEDDSNNFYVTTKDINDGKIIFNEKTDKISDYAKTIINKRSKLEKGDILFSGIGTIGKIAIVNEDPNNWDISESLYSLKPNTEIILGKYLKYVLETSKIKNIYKNLLQGSTLQGLRKIDLENIKLIIPSLQLQEKIVHILDNFEMLCQDLNIGLPAELEARNKQYEYYRDKLLSFAEGTLSLDLEREREREHLLKLIEFIVNDLTKSAINYNYSENQRIENYIEITKGVQLNKTEMIENGQYPVINGGTSPSGYYDKYNQEANQITIAQGGSVGYVDWITTPFWASSHCYIVNSKDENKLLNRYLYFILKNNEKYLMEQKQGAGIPSLSKDVINNLKVWIPNLNIQNQIVNILNTFNELTNDLQNGLPAELEARNKQYEYYRDKLLSFAEGTLSLDLEREREREHLLTLIEILNLLIETLNSNKTNYLSVKDLFIVQSGKIIPKTKMINDAKYPIYSAQTLNNGEIGKINTYDFDGEYITWTMYGQAGTVFYRNDKFSITHLCGILKNNNQLVDTKFVYHYLKLNAPKYSLIGSGRSTLLIGEFSKIKIPIIPIYKQKEIAYKLDKFEKYINEINGLLPKEIKLINKQYNYYIDELLNLE
- a CDS encoding restriction endonuclease subunit S, producing MKELDKIHYKEFILKEVVKFKRGTPLTKSKAIEGNIPVINGGVKPSFYHNESNREKNAITISRVGTAGQVLFWEMPIFVSDSCFTIETSNNEVLLQKYLYYFLNYKQNAIKNKQVGTVLKQVYPKDIENWKLLLPPIKKQKRIVQILDTFTQFSAELKAELKARVLQYDYYRDLLLSKKSLFNEYKLKDVVLFQKGSTSLKPEKGNKYPIVSGGVKESGWTNQSNRKENMITITSSGSAGYVAFWKTKIYALDCFTVESNNSNLNQKYLYHWFKNKQNDIYKLKTTGSISHVYSKDIENWIIKLPSLQLQEKIVHILDNFEMLCQDLNIGLPAELEARNKQYEYYRDKLLSFAEGTLSLDLEREREHLLKLIGFIVSDLTKSAINYSYSENEKLENYIQITKGVQLNKTEMIENDQYPVINGGTSPSGYYDQYNQDANQITIAQGGSVGYVDWMTTPFWASAHCYIVNSKDDNKLLNRYLYFVLKNNEKYLMEQKQGAGIPSLSKDVINNLKVWIPNLNIQKQIVNILNTFNELTNDLQNGLPAELEARNKQYEYYRDKLLSFAEGTLSLDLEREREREHLLTLIEILNLFIESINLNKNDYLTVKDLFIAKSGRIISKNELVKEGIYPVYSAQVTNNGEMGKLNTYDFDGEYLSWTIHGYAGEIFYRQGKFSATNVCGLLKKINSNVDIRFAYHYLRQVVPSYVIKKSGRQMFMTNEIYKVKFPIIPLYKQKEIAYKLDKFEKYINEVNGILPEKIKLIEKLYNYWKEKIL